Proteins from one Amycolatopsis endophytica genomic window:
- a CDS encoding cupin domain-containing protein yields the protein MLRRVVTGTDSEGAAFFADDSTLTARSASALPGVEMHYIWGADQRRLPSDGSEPSWHSHFPPESGLRFVLLTLQPGQAAAPVDSPTEAQLNELQESFPGLLGTIEPDTEGMHTSATVDFAVVLSGPITLELSDTLAKELQAGDVVVQAGNVHRWVNRGSEPAVVAAVVVGATYEGGTAPS from the coding sequence ATGCTACGCAGGGTCGTTACCGGCACGGACAGCGAGGGCGCGGCGTTCTTCGCTGACGATTCGACTCTCACGGCGCGCTCGGCGTCCGCGCTGCCGGGTGTCGAAATGCATTACATCTGGGGCGCCGATCAGCGGCGCCTGCCCTCGGATGGCTCGGAGCCTTCCTGGCACAGCCATTTCCCGCCGGAAAGCGGGCTGCGCTTCGTTCTCCTCACCCTGCAGCCGGGCCAGGCCGCGGCGCCCGTCGACTCCCCGACCGAGGCCCAGCTGAACGAACTCCAGGAGTCCTTTCCTGGCTTGCTGGGCACTATCGAACCGGACACCGAGGGCATGCACACTTCCGCGACGGTCGATTTCGCCGTGGTGCTGTCCGGACCGATCACGCTGGAACTGAGTGACACCCTCGCCAAGGAACTCCAGGCCGGCGACGTGGTCGTCCAAGCCGGAAACGTCCATCGATGGGTGAACCGTGGAAGTGAACCCGCCGTGGTTGCTGCCGTCGTTGTCGGCGCCACCTACGAAGGAGGCACCGCGCCAAGCTGA
- a CDS encoding metal-dependent hydrolase family protein, translated as MWLTGATVIDGTGGDPVDSRTIQVDDGRITAVAGNPSANGETVDCTGLTIVPGLIDAHVHLGLSSHIDDAVAYRISVAEQAADMFENCRRTRDAGFTTVRDTGGIDGGLAGVVASGKVPGPRILQCGPVLCQTAGHGYHGADWEPTAWWHQHEILGLRSTSLPGDGPDEVRKNAREAFGRGADFLKLCVTGGVVSRHDNLSDTQFTVEEIAAAVSEASARGTYVTVHAHNNAGIRNAVAAGVRCIEHGSLVDDDTADLLARHDIALVPTLSVVHILARDTTRAGLPESMRDRIGRMYDEMVKAIHAARRAGVRVGLGTDLIGPGQDRRGLELMLRSEVETPAAALEAATRINADILGIGDEVGTIEPGKRADLVAFAGNPLEDPRLFEDPDAVVLVVQEGRIVKDLR; from the coding sequence ATGTGGCTGACAGGCGCGACCGTCATTGACGGTACTGGCGGAGATCCGGTCGATTCCCGCACCATTCAGGTGGACGACGGCCGGATCACGGCAGTGGCCGGGAATCCGTCGGCGAACGGGGAAACCGTCGATTGCACCGGTCTGACGATCGTCCCTGGTCTGATTGATGCGCACGTCCATCTGGGCCTGTCCAGTCACATCGATGACGCCGTGGCCTACCGGATTTCGGTCGCGGAGCAGGCGGCCGACATGTTCGAGAACTGCCGGCGGACACGTGATGCCGGATTCACCACGGTACGCGACACCGGCGGGATCGACGGCGGCCTGGCCGGTGTGGTGGCCAGCGGCAAGGTGCCGGGTCCTCGTATTCTCCAGTGCGGTCCAGTCCTCTGTCAGACGGCCGGGCATGGGTACCACGGTGCCGACTGGGAACCGACGGCGTGGTGGCATCAACACGAGATTCTCGGGTTGAGGTCCACCTCCCTGCCCGGCGACGGGCCGGACGAGGTGCGCAAGAACGCGCGAGAAGCGTTCGGGCGAGGAGCCGACTTCTTGAAGCTGTGCGTCACGGGCGGCGTCGTGTCGCGCCACGACAACCTCAGCGACACGCAGTTCACCGTCGAGGAGATTGCCGCCGCGGTTTCGGAGGCGAGTGCACGCGGGACCTACGTCACCGTCCACGCCCACAACAATGCCGGCATCCGGAACGCGGTGGCGGCCGGCGTTCGGTGCATCGAGCACGGTTCGCTTGTCGACGACGACACCGCGGATCTCCTCGCCAGGCACGACATTGCTCTCGTGCCCACGCTGTCCGTCGTGCACATACTTGCTCGGGACACCACCCGAGCCGGGCTGCCCGAGTCGATGCGGGACAGAATCGGCCGGATGTACGACGAGATGGTCAAGGCGATTCACGCCGCGCGCCGGGCCGGTGTCCGAGTGGGGCTCGGGACCGATTTGATCGGTCCCGGCCAAGACCGGCGTGGACTGGAACTCATGCTGCGCTCCGAGGTGGAGACACCCGCGGCCGCGCTCGAGGCGGCGACGAGAATCAACGCGGACATTCTTGGCATCGGCGACGAAGTGGGGACGATTGAACCGGGAAAGCGCGCCGATCTCGTCGCCTTCGCCGGCAATCCGCTGGAAGACCCCCGGTTGTTCGAAGATCCCGATGCCGTGGTGCTGGTCGTTCAGGAGGGGCGCATCGTGAAGGACCTCCGCTGA
- a CDS encoding FAD-binding oxidoreductase, with amino-acid sequence MVSLARDEAEWAPAGTPLAVVRATSPAEVRSVVAACYRHRVPVVARGAGTGLSGGANAVDGRIVLALDRMDRVVEIDPLERIAVVEPGVLKDDLRAAAAKQGLWYPPDPASAPWSTIGGNVATNAGGLCCVKYGVTRDYVLGLQMVTGTGELVRLGRRTAKGVAGYDLTGLVIGSEGTLGIVTEVTVRLRALPPPAITVAGYFSSVVDAGRAVAASAAAGLTPAALELVDRHCLAAVDDWKNMGLSIEADVVLLARFDEPGTAGDAAAERMVACFEGAGATYAVRSTDEEEAEALFAARRLAYPALERLGAVLTEDVCVPTAQVPEMLARIERSARKHAITIANIAHAGDGNLHPLLITDHGDDDARRRAQSAFDDIVADALALGGTVTGEHGVGLLKKPGLRAELSSAVLDLHRGVKRALDPRGILNPGKVIRAGPLDRAAVIARSTSRDAGRGDAAPAGSVNVRAPWRRRRGW; translated from the coding sequence ATGGTTTCGCTCGCGCGCGACGAAGCCGAGTGGGCGCCCGCCGGGACCCCGCTGGCCGTGGTGCGTGCGACGAGCCCGGCCGAGGTGCGGTCAGTCGTCGCGGCCTGCTATCGGCACCGGGTGCCGGTCGTGGCACGTGGCGCGGGGACCGGCCTGTCCGGCGGGGCGAACGCCGTCGACGGCCGCATCGTGCTTGCGCTGGACCGGATGGACCGGGTGGTGGAGATCGATCCGCTCGAGCGGATCGCCGTGGTCGAGCCCGGCGTGCTCAAAGACGACCTGCGCGCGGCGGCGGCGAAGCAGGGACTCTGGTATCCGCCGGACCCGGCGAGCGCGCCGTGGTCCACGATCGGTGGCAATGTCGCGACCAACGCGGGCGGGTTGTGCTGCGTCAAGTACGGCGTGACCCGGGACTACGTGCTCGGCCTGCAGATGGTCACCGGCACCGGCGAGCTCGTCCGGCTCGGCCGACGCACCGCCAAGGGCGTGGCCGGCTATGACCTGACCGGGCTGGTCATCGGCTCCGAGGGCACCCTCGGGATCGTCACCGAGGTGACCGTGCGGCTGCGGGCGCTGCCCCCGCCCGCGATCACGGTGGCCGGGTACTTCTCCTCGGTCGTCGACGCCGGGCGAGCCGTGGCGGCGAGCGCCGCGGCCGGGCTCACCCCGGCCGCGCTCGAACTCGTCGACAGACACTGCCTCGCGGCCGTCGACGACTGGAAGAACATGGGGCTCTCGATCGAGGCCGACGTGGTGCTGCTGGCCAGGTTCGACGAGCCCGGCACGGCGGGCGATGCCGCGGCCGAACGCATGGTCGCCTGCTTCGAGGGCGCCGGTGCGACCTACGCCGTCCGGTCCACGGACGAGGAGGAGGCCGAGGCGCTGTTCGCCGCGCGGCGGCTCGCCTACCCGGCGCTGGAGCGCCTGGGCGCCGTGCTCACCGAGGACGTCTGCGTACCGACGGCGCAAGTTCCGGAGATGCTGGCGCGTATCGAGCGGAGCGCCCGCAAGCACGCGATCACCATCGCCAACATCGCGCACGCCGGCGATGGCAACCTGCACCCGCTGCTGATCACCGACCACGGCGACGACGACGCCCGCCGGCGCGCCCAGTCCGCCTTCGACGACATCGTGGCTGACGCCCTCGCGCTCGGCGGCACCGTGACCGGCGAGCACGGCGTGGGACTGCTCAAGAAACCAGGGCTGCGGGCAGAACTCAGCTCCGCCGTGCTGGACCTGCATCGCGGCGTCAAGCGCGCGCTCGATCCCCGGGGAATCCTCAATCCCGGCAAGGTCATCCGAGCCGGCCCACTCGACCGCGCCGCGGTGATCGCCCGCTCCACGAGCCGTGATGCGGGACGGGGCGACGCTGCCCCAGCGGGTTCGGTGAACGTGCGAGCCCCCTGGCGGAGACGGCGAGGTTGGTGA
- a CDS encoding LysR family transcriptional regulator, with protein sequence MEWNLRELRFFVAAAEAGSFTSAAAELYVSQAAVSRTIAGLEAAAGEKLLRRVPRGCELTSTGQQVLPHARRVLAEAERFTEFLRSRHGVLRLGYAWAAIGRHTARLQRTWSQRHQATALELIRHNSPTAGLSEGLCDVAVVRRAVDDRRFDSVVVGLERRLVAFASDDPQWARRRQVRMAEIAERTVIIDQRVGTTSGELWHGADRTPQFVESTDVDSWLDAIVAGRGVGTTAEATAYHHPRPGVSYRPIKDGPRIPVTLAWWRDERPHGLSDLVDAITELYATA encoded by the coding sequence ATGGAGTGGAACCTGCGTGAGCTGCGGTTCTTCGTGGCAGCGGCCGAAGCCGGATCGTTCACCAGCGCCGCGGCCGAGTTGTATGTTTCCCAGGCTGCGGTCTCCCGCACGATCGCGGGCCTGGAGGCCGCCGCCGGCGAGAAGCTGCTTCGCCGCGTTCCGCGCGGGTGCGAGCTGACCAGCACCGGGCAGCAGGTGTTGCCGCATGCCCGCCGAGTGCTGGCCGAAGCCGAACGATTCACCGAGTTCCTGCGCTCTCGTCATGGCGTGTTGCGGCTGGGCTACGCCTGGGCGGCGATCGGGCGGCACACCGCACGGCTGCAACGGACGTGGTCGCAGCGGCATCAGGCGACCGCACTGGAGCTGATCCGGCACAACTCCCCCACCGCCGGCCTGAGCGAAGGTCTGTGCGACGTGGCGGTGGTGCGGCGGGCAGTCGATGACCGGCGCTTCGACTCCGTCGTCGTCGGTCTGGAACGCCGGCTGGTGGCGTTCGCGTCGGACGATCCGCAGTGGGCGCGCAGGCGTCAGGTGCGCATGGCCGAGATCGCCGAACGGACGGTGATCATCGACCAGCGGGTCGGGACGACGAGTGGCGAGCTGTGGCACGGAGCCGACCGCACGCCCCAGTTCGTGGAGTCCACCGATGTGGACAGCTGGCTGGATGCCATCGTCGCCGGCCGTGGTGTCGGAACGACCGCGGAGGCCACCGCGTATCACCACCCGCGACCCGGGGTCAGCTACCGGCCGATCAAGGACGGTCCCCGCATCCCGGTAACGCTGGCGTGGTGGCGCGACGAGCGGCCCCACGGCCTCAGCGACCTCGTCGACGCCATCACCGAGCTTTACGCAACCGCCTAG
- a CDS encoding NlpC/P60 family protein, translated as MCAWRESSGVGDLGWKARRWPVIGALALVVVSLAAGPAAAVPPPPPNPSDSEISSSRQDADSKAGEVGQLTNRLAEAESRLDELQSTVELRMEEANKALVDLQTAQDAADQAQRDADAAAREADAAQAQIDTARANLDQFISSSYQQGSTMGSLSAYLGATSPKDLLSRAQLLEAVSGSQLNALEMMQQAQTDKSNKDAAARQALQLAQQAQDQATQAKVAADGARAAAVSAQQSQAAQTAQLQADKTTVEQQLYEAQQRVSGLQGQRQRYEDWVAQKQREDELQAQQAALASSNSSSSGGGGNSRPSAPATSGSSSSTVERVVARAMSQLGMPYAWGGGNASGPTRGIRDGGVADSYGDYRKIGFDCSGLMIYAFAGVKSLPHYSGYQYTSGRRVPLAQMRRGDMLFWGRSGIHHVALYLGNGMMIEAPQSGMVVRVTRVRYGDIMPFATRLVG; from the coding sequence ATGTGTGCCTGGAGGGAGTCGAGCGGCGTGGGTGACCTGGGGTGGAAGGCCCGCCGGTGGCCGGTGATCGGCGCGCTGGCGCTCGTCGTGGTGTCGCTGGCCGCCGGGCCCGCCGCCGCCGTGCCACCGCCACCGCCCAATCCGAGTGACTCCGAGATCAGCTCCAGCCGTCAGGACGCGGACTCCAAGGCCGGTGAGGTCGGCCAGCTGACCAACCGGCTGGCCGAGGCCGAGTCCCGCCTCGACGAACTGCAGAGCACCGTCGAACTGCGGATGGAGGAGGCCAACAAGGCGCTGGTCGACCTGCAGACCGCGCAGGACGCCGCCGACCAGGCGCAGCGCGACGCCGACGCGGCCGCGCGCGAGGCCGACGCCGCGCAGGCCCAGATCGACACCGCCCGCGCCAACCTGGACCAGTTCATCTCCAGCAGCTACCAGCAGGGCAGCACCATGGGGTCGCTGTCGGCCTACCTGGGCGCGACCAGCCCGAAGGACCTGCTCTCCCGAGCGCAGCTGCTCGAAGCCGTCAGCGGCAGCCAGCTCAACGCGCTGGAGATGATGCAGCAGGCGCAGACCGACAAGTCCAACAAGGACGCCGCCGCGCGGCAGGCCCTGCAACTGGCCCAGCAGGCGCAGGACCAGGCCACGCAGGCGAAGGTGGCCGCGGACGGCGCGCGGGCCGCCGCGGTTTCGGCCCAGCAGAGCCAGGCCGCCCAGACCGCACAGCTCCAGGCGGACAAGACCACCGTCGAACAGCAGCTGTACGAGGCGCAGCAGCGGGTCAGCGGGCTGCAGGGCCAGCGGCAGCGCTACGAGGACTGGGTCGCGCAGAAGCAGCGTGAGGACGAGCTGCAGGCGCAGCAGGCCGCGCTGGCGTCGTCGAACTCGTCGTCGTCCGGCGGCGGGGGGAACAGCCGCCCGTCCGCGCCCGCCACGTCGGGATCGTCGTCCTCGACCGTCGAACGGGTGGTCGCGCGGGCCATGTCGCAGCTCGGGATGCCCTACGCGTGGGGCGGCGGCAACGCCTCCGGTCCGACGCGCGGCATCCGCGACGGCGGGGTCGCCGACTCCTACGGCGACTACCGCAAGATCGGGTTCGACTGCTCCGGGCTGATGATCTACGCCTTCGCCGGGGTCAAGTCGCTGCCGCACTACAGCGGCTACCAGTACACCTCCGGCCGCCGGGTGCCACTGGCGCAGATGCGCCGCGGCGACATGCTGTTCTGGGGCCGCAGCGGCATCCACCACGTCGCGCTGTACCTGGGCAACGGGATGATGATCGAGGCACCGCAGTCCGGGATGGTCGTCCGGGTGACCCGCGTGCGCTACGGCGACATCATGCCCTTCGCGACGCGTCTGGTGGGCTAG
- a CDS encoding flagellar basal body protein FliL, translated as MPPQGGHWPQQQNPQYPQQPYGQPQDGQQPYGQPQYGQQPWEYPQTQPQGFQQLPPQPPRTKRRGLIIGLVVALVVVLGGGGTWFALSQRDSVASGAATPTEAAQNLATALGGNDVVGVVSALAPAEAKLLTEPIGQTTDELKRLGILDSAADPEALTGLQVKAENLVFDEAAAEQVNDHLTITKLTGGTLTVTADPSKLPLAQKLRDLMPSGQGPQTETIDIAEEVRDQGEPIRIATVQVDGEWYPSLLYTIADYALRDENEPWPTTSIPARGANSSTDAVKQLVQAALDEDLTRVIELLPPDEMAVLHDAGPALVAAADEDSEPSGAKLLDLRADTSAVPGGTRNTITYVEFEDPSGEKYTVTKDGDCYEATGEGQTRRLCGDFVVESLEDEVGSGAPEEVVRVLENLSRGVLEQGLGVITTESGGLHYVSPLRTFNELGLTVLRSLNPEDITTLLRFAE; from the coding sequence ATGCCACCCCAGGGCGGTCACTGGCCGCAACAGCAGAATCCGCAGTACCCCCAGCAGCCCTACGGGCAACCGCAGGACGGGCAGCAGCCCTACGGCCAGCCCCAGTACGGGCAGCAGCCGTGGGAGTACCCGCAGACGCAGCCGCAGGGGTTCCAGCAGCTGCCACCTCAGCCGCCGCGCACGAAGCGTCGTGGCCTGATCATCGGGCTGGTCGTCGCCCTGGTCGTGGTGCTCGGCGGCGGCGGGACCTGGTTCGCGCTGTCGCAGCGTGACTCGGTGGCTTCCGGCGCGGCCACCCCGACCGAGGCGGCGCAGAACCTGGCGACCGCACTCGGCGGCAACGACGTGGTCGGCGTGGTCAGCGCGCTCGCACCGGCCGAGGCGAAGCTGCTCACCGAGCCGATCGGCCAGACCACCGACGAGCTGAAGCGACTGGGCATCCTGGACTCCGCCGCGGATCCGGAGGCACTGACCGGACTGCAGGTCAAGGCCGAGAACCTGGTGTTCGACGAGGCCGCGGCCGAGCAGGTCAACGACCACCTCACGATCACCAAGCTCACCGGCGGCACCCTCACCGTCACCGCCGACCCGTCGAAACTGCCGCTGGCGCAGAAGCTGCGCGACCTGATGCCCTCCGGCCAGGGCCCGCAGACCGAGACGATCGACATCGCCGAGGAGGTGCGGGACCAGGGTGAGCCGATCCGCATCGCGACGGTGCAGGTCGACGGCGAGTGGTATCCGAGCCTGCTCTACACGATCGCCGACTACGCGCTGCGGGACGAGAACGAGCCCTGGCCCACCACGTCGATCCCGGCGCGCGGCGCGAACAGCTCCACCGACGCGGTCAAGCAGCTCGTGCAGGCCGCGCTCGACGAGGATCTGACCCGGGTCATCGAGCTGTTGCCGCCGGACGAGATGGCCGTCCTGCACGACGCGGGCCCGGCGCTGGTGGCGGCCGCGGACGAGGACAGCGAACCCAGTGGGGCGAAGCTGCTCGACCTGCGTGCCGACACCTCGGCGGTGCCCGGCGGCACCCGTAACACGATCACCTACGTCGAGTTCGAGGATCCCTCCGGCGAGAAGTACACGGTCACCAAGGACGGCGACTGCTACGAGGCCACCGGCGAGGGGCAGACCCGGCGGCTGTGCGGCGACTTCGTCGTGGAGAGCCTGGAGGACGAGGTCGGCTCTGGCGCGCCCGAGGAGGTCGTGCGCGTGCTGGAGAACCTCTCCCGCGGCGTGCTCGAGCAGGGGCTGGGCGTCATCACGACCGAGTCTGGTGGCCTGCACTACGTCAGCCCGCTGCGTACGTTCAACGAGCTGGGCCTGACCGTCCTGCGCAGCCTGAACCCCGAGGACATCACCACGCTGCTGCGCTTCGCCGAGTAG
- a CDS encoding aconitate hydratase, with protein sequence MTAPASKDSFGARDTLKVGDASYEVFRLDKVSGSEKLPYSLKILLENLLRTEDGANITADHIRALGNWEPNADPSIEIQFTPARVIMQDFTGVPCVVDLATMREAVTDLGGDPDKVNPLAPAELVIDHSVIIDVFGRADAFERNVEIEYERNRERYQFLRWGQGAFDEFKVVPPGTGIVHQVNIEHLARTVMSRNGQAYPDSCVGTDSHTTMVNGLGVLGWGVGGIEAEAAMLGQPVSMLIPRVVGFKLTGEIPAGVTATDVVLTITEMLRRHGVVGKFVEFYGESVAQVPLANRATIGNMSPEFGSTAAIFPIDDETIRYLKLTGRSAEQVALVEAYAKEQGLWHDPSREASYSEYLELDLSTVVPSIAGPKRPQDRIELTDAKSSFRKSVHDYVEEQHPTPHTKVDEKVEESFPASDAPSLSFADEDAEPALASAANGASGRPSKPVTVRSEDRGEFVLDHGAVVIASITSCTNTSNPSVMLGAALLARNAVEKGLSVKPWVKTSMAPGSQVVTDYYEKAGLWPYLEKLGYHLVGYGCTTCIGNSGPLPEEISAAVQENDLTVVSVLSGNRNFEGRINPDVKMNYLASPPLVIAYALAGTMDFDFDEQPLGQDTDGNDVFLRDIWPSPQEIQQTIDSAITQEMFSKDYADVFDGGERWKSLPTPEGKTFEWDAQSTYVRKPPYFEGMQADPAPVTDIQGARVLAKLGDSVTTDHISPAGAIKADTPAGQYLSEHGVDRKDFNSYGSRRGNHEVMIRGTFANIRLRNQLLDDVQGGYTRDFTVDGAPQAFIYDAAQNYAEAGIPLVVLGGKEYGSGSSRDWAAKGTRLLGVRAVIAESFERIHRSNLIGMGVIPLQFPEGESASSLHLDGTETFDFEGITKLNDGETPRTVKVTAKKENGDTVEFDAVVRIDTPGEADYYRNGGILQYVLRKMTRA encoded by the coding sequence GTGACCGCACCAGCCAGCAAGGACAGCTTCGGCGCCCGCGACACCTTGAAGGTCGGTGACGCCTCGTACGAGGTGTTCCGCCTGGACAAGGTCTCCGGCTCCGAGAAGCTGCCCTACAGCCTGAAAATCCTGCTCGAGAACCTCCTGCGCACGGAGGACGGCGCGAACATCACCGCCGACCACATCCGCGCGCTGGGCAACTGGGAGCCGAACGCCGATCCCTCGATCGAGATCCAGTTCACCCCGGCCCGCGTGATCATGCAGGACTTCACCGGTGTCCCCTGTGTGGTCGACCTGGCCACCATGCGCGAGGCCGTCACCGACCTCGGCGGCGACCCGGACAAGGTGAACCCGCTCGCCCCGGCCGAGCTGGTCATCGACCACTCGGTGATCATCGACGTGTTCGGCCGCGCCGACGCCTTCGAGCGCAACGTCGAGATCGAGTACGAGCGCAACCGCGAGCGCTACCAGTTCCTGCGCTGGGGCCAGGGTGCCTTCGACGAGTTCAAGGTCGTCCCGCCGGGCACCGGCATCGTGCACCAGGTCAACATCGAGCACCTGGCCCGCACGGTCATGTCCCGTAACGGCCAGGCTTACCCGGACAGCTGCGTGGGCACCGACTCGCACACCACCATGGTCAACGGCCTGGGCGTGCTGGGCTGGGGTGTCGGCGGTATCGAGGCCGAGGCCGCGATGCTGGGCCAGCCGGTGTCGATGCTGATCCCGCGCGTGGTCGGCTTCAAGCTGACCGGCGAGATCCCGGCCGGCGTGACCGCCACCGACGTGGTGCTGACGATCACCGAGATGCTGCGCCGCCACGGCGTGGTCGGTAAGTTCGTCGAGTTCTACGGCGAATCCGTCGCGCAGGTGCCGCTGGCCAACCGCGCCACCATCGGCAACATGAGCCCCGAGTTCGGCTCGACCGCGGCGATCTTCCCGATCGACGACGAGACGATCCGCTACCTCAAGCTGACCGGCCGCTCGGCCGAGCAGGTCGCGCTGGTCGAGGCCTACGCCAAGGAGCAGGGCCTGTGGCACGACCCGAGCCGCGAGGCGTCCTACTCCGAGTACCTGGAGCTGGACCTGTCGACGGTGGTGCCCTCGATCGCCGGCCCGAAGCGCCCGCAGGACCGCATCGAGCTGACCGACGCGAAGTCCTCGTTCCGCAAGTCGGTGCACGACTACGTCGAGGAGCAGCACCCGACGCCGCACACCAAGGTCGACGAGAAGGTCGAGGAGTCGTTCCCGGCCAGTGACGCGCCGAGTCTGTCCTTCGCCGACGAAGACGCCGAGCCGGCGCTGGCCTCCGCCGCCAACGGCGCGTCGGGCCGCCCGTCGAAGCCGGTCACGGTGCGCTCCGAGGACCGCGGCGAGTTCGTGCTCGACCACGGCGCCGTCGTGATCGCCTCGATCACCTCGTGCACCAACACCTCCAACCCCTCGGTCATGCTGGGCGCCGCCCTGCTGGCCCGCAACGCGGTGGAGAAGGGCCTGTCGGTCAAGCCGTGGGTCAAGACGTCGATGGCGCCGGGCTCGCAGGTCGTCACCGACTACTACGAGAAGGCCGGCCTGTGGCCGTACCTGGAGAAGCTGGGCTACCACCTGGTCGGCTACGGCTGCACCACCTGCATCGGCAACTCCGGCCCGCTGCCCGAGGAGATCTCGGCCGCGGTGCAGGAGAACGACCTGACGGTCGTGTCCGTGCTGTCCGGTAACCGCAACTTCGAGGGCCGGATCAACCCGGACGTCAAGATGAACTACCTGGCGTCGCCGCCGCTGGTCATCGCCTACGCGCTGGCCGGCACGATGGACTTCGACTTCGACGAGCAGCCCCTCGGGCAGGACACGGATGGCAACGACGTGTTCCTGCGCGACATCTGGCCGTCGCCGCAGGAGATCCAGCAGACCATCGACTCGGCGATCACGCAGGAGATGTTCTCCAAGGACTACGCCGACGTGTTCGACGGTGGCGAGCGCTGGAAGTCGCTGCCGACACCGGAGGGCAAGACCTTCGAGTGGGACGCGCAGTCGACCTACGTGCGCAAGCCCCCGTACTTCGAGGGTATGCAGGCCGACCCGGCGCCGGTCACCGACATCCAGGGCGCGCGGGTGCTGGCGAAGCTGGGCGATTCGGTCACCACCGACCACATCTCCCCCGCGGGCGCCATCAAGGCCGACACCCCGGCGGGCCAGTACCTGTCGGAGCACGGGGTGGACCGTAAGGACTTCAACTCCTACGGCTCCCGGCGCGGGAACCACGAGGTGATGATCCGCGGCACCTTCGCCAACATCCGGCTGCGGAACCAGCTGCTGGACGACGTGCAGGGCGGCTACACGCGCGACTTCACGGTCGACGGCGCGCCGCAGGCGTTCATCTACGACGCGGCGCAGAACTACGCCGAGGCCGGTATCCCGCTGGTCGTGCTGGGCGGCAAGGAGTACGGCTCGGGTTCCTCGCGGGACTGGGCGGCCAAGGGCACCCGGCTGCTCGGGGTGCGTGCCGTGATCGCCGAGTCGTTCGAGCGGATCCACCGGTCGAACCTGATCGGCATGGGCGTCATCCCGCTGCAGTTCCCGGAGGGCGAGTCGGCGTCGTCGCTGCACCTGGACGGCACCGAGACGTTCGACTTCGAGGGCATCACCAAGCTCAACGACGGTGAGACCCCGCGGACGGTCAAGGTGACCGCGAAGAAGGAGAACGGCGACACGGTCGAGTTCGACGCGGTCGTGCGGATCGACACCCCCGGCGAGGCGGACTACTACCGCAACGGCGGCATCCTGCAGTACGTGCTGCGCAAGATGACCCGCGCCTGA
- a CDS encoding phospholipase C: protein MDYYDGNTVTAMWNYAQHYAMSDNSFNTTFGPSTPGAINLISGQTRGVQPVTSVTHEPVTDTSVAVSPDSAGRGTVIADPDPAFDDCSDNNHTATSNLAKAQGTNIGDLLNARGVTWGWFQGGFRPTGEENGYAVCGQTHQNIGGVTVTDYSPHHEPFQYYESTANEKHLPPSSPAAIGQTDQANHQYDITDFDTALRAGSMPAVSFLKAPAYQDAHAANSDPLDEQRFVVEEITKIQQSKEWSSTAIVLAYDDSDGWYDHVSAVVNGSSDAAQDSPVCTGARNTLGGADRCGYGPRLPLLVISPYAKENYVDHTRTDQTSVLKFIEDNWSAGRIGGGSYDVRAGSLQGMFEFRGPKAKAVTLDPGTGAVVKEH, encoded by the coding sequence ATGGACTACTACGACGGCAACACGGTCACCGCGATGTGGAACTACGCCCAGCACTACGCGATGAGCGACAACTCGTTCAACACCACGTTCGGCCCCTCCACTCCCGGCGCGATCAACCTGATCTCCGGCCAGACCCGCGGCGTGCAACCGGTCACCTCGGTGACGCACGAACCGGTCACCGACACTTCCGTCGCGGTGTCGCCCGACTCCGCGGGCCGGGGCACCGTGATCGCCGACCCCGATCCCGCCTTCGACGACTGCTCGGACAACAACCACACCGCGACCTCCAACCTGGCGAAGGCGCAGGGCACCAACATCGGCGACCTGCTCAACGCGCGCGGCGTCACGTGGGGCTGGTTCCAGGGCGGCTTCCGGCCCACCGGCGAGGAGAACGGGTACGCGGTCTGCGGGCAGACGCACCAGAACATCGGCGGCGTCACCGTCACCGACTACAGCCCGCACCACGAGCCGTTCCAGTACTACGAGTCCACGGCCAACGAGAAGCACCTGCCGCCCAGCTCGCCCGCCGCGATCGGGCAGACCGACCAGGCCAACCACCAGTACGACATCACCGACTTCGACACCGCGCTGCGGGCCGGGAGCATGCCCGCCGTGAGCTTCCTGAAAGCCCCTGCCTACCAGGACGCGCACGCGGCCAACTCCGATCCGCTCGACGAACAGCGGTTCGTGGTCGAGGAGATCACCAAGATCCAGCAGTCGAAGGAGTGGTCGTCCACGGCGATCGTGCTCGCCTACGACGACTCCGACGGCTGGTACGACCACGTGAGCGCGGTGGTCAACGGCTCGTCCGACGCCGCGCAGGACTCGCCGGTCTGCACCGGCGCCCGCAACACGCTCGGCGGCGCCGACCGCTGCGGGTACGGCCCGCGCCTGCCGCTGCTGGTGATCTCGCCGTATGCCAAGGAGAACTACGTCGACCACACCCGCACCGACCAGACCTCGGTCCTCAAGTTCATCGAGGACAACTGGTCCGCGGGTCGTATCGGCGGCGGGTCTTACGACGTTCGGGCCGGGTCGCTGCAGGGCATGTTCGAGTTTCGTGGCCCGAAGGCGAAGGCGGTGACGCTGGATCCGGGGACGGGTGCGGTCGTGAAGGAGCACTGA